The genomic region GCtggtttttgtatttttatatttctttaattGTTAAGTTATTTGAGTATGAAGACTGAGTTTGATTTTTCCTTTGTGCAAGAGGATTTTAATCCATAATCATTGGGCAGAATTTATGACACCATTATCTGCTCACTAAAGTGAGATATCAACTTTACATGGTTCAAAAAGGCTGGTGTTTGAAAAATAATATGGATCTTACCTGCCTGTTTTCTTGCCTTTGTCTCATGGGTCATTAAAATGATATCAGGCAGCAGATAAACATTTAGTTTAATTTGTGAAATAAACTCAGTGTGATATAAACAGATGAACATACTATATAacccaattcagaggctgcatccttcaCAGCTATTGTGCACCTGATCAGTATCAGTTTTAATTTTGGAGAAACAAAACACAAGATGCACATCTGGTCAATACAATTTTGTTTGACGTCACACCATATTACTGTGAATTGAAGAAGTAAGTTATACATTCAGTTTCTGTTAGGATCTCCTGCTCCCTGAGCGGCGCTGATAAGCATCTGAAATGAACAGCGTTGAAAACAAATCGCAGAAGAAACACGACGCGCTCAGCCAATGAGCGATCAGATTAAGCCCGGTCATGGAGGAGGTTTCTCAGTACCAATGAGTCAAGAGAAATCTCTAATGTTCATCAGAACTGAAGACTGCAGTGAAGAGACCATGTCTGAACTTCATCCTCCTGCAGACATCAGCCCGTCCAGGATTTACTATGTGACTGGTCAGTGTCAGTGCAGGCTGCAGTATGTCTAGTACTCAAGTCAAAGTtaatttgtttacttttttgcTCAATTTGTGGTCTGTATCTACTGTAATGTTTATAGAATAGTAGTGTGATACTGCCTGGCAATAAAACAATTATACAAGTACAAAACTTCTCACAACTGCACTTTAATGCACTGTCTTCCTCCAGATCCAGCTGGCTCGTTCTGTAGCGCCGCCCTGAACCCTCCCAAAGGCTCTGTGAACAAACCAAAGTGTGAGATTAACCCTTTCATGCCTCACGCCTCCATGGTCAGATGGACATCTGCTCTCACTGTCTCCGCCCAAAGTCCAGTCTACCTGCAAGCTGATTGGTTCTCAGTGGCGGCACAAGGGCTTGACGAGCAGCTGACGTTGTCCAATATTATGAGAGTGCCTTCAGCTTCTAAAGAGCCCAAAGGTAAAGAGCCCAAGTTACTTAGTTATTGCAGAAAACATTATATGttactgtatattataatatatactaTATTTACATTATAGTAAATCATTATGCTTCATATAATTATTCTTTTATATAATTATGCTTACTGTCTTTCTCTCCTAAAGTCATTCTCAGTGTGTCCAGTAAAACTCCTGTGGTCCGCTCTAGACTGGGAAAACAGGTTCTGTTAGACTGTGGTTCTGGGTCGACCCGTCTTCTCCAGTTCACGGCTCTGGATTCTCTGTCGAGTGGCGTTATCAGTTTCGGGGTGAAGGACGGCTGGTCCTCGCTTACGATGGCAAGAACGATCGGTTTGCAGAGACGTCAGAGACCGGAGCCAATATTGACATCACAGGCCTCTATGAAACAGGAAATGCATCCCTGATTCTGGAAGAATCTCAAGTGAGACACTCAGGAACTTACATCTGCACAGAGTATCTTCCACACCTGCTGGCTCAGGTAGCTGTGGACCTGGAGATAGTTGGTGAGTTGATTGAATACTCTGAACCTGACATAGTCAAGTCAGATTTGGATAACTTACTCTATATATGATATTGCAGCCAGCTCGTTTATCAACTGCATTTGTTATATTAAACTAcagttatataaataataataaccacTGTCTGTTTTCTTTCCAGAGCCTCCGTCTCTCTCCATCTAtccttctcctcttcctctgctGGTTCCTGGGCAGGTTCTGCTGATCCAGTGTGAGGCGTCTGGTTTTGCTCCTCACACTCTGGATCTGGGCTGGGAGTTCACAGGGGCTGATGGGAAGTCCCGCTCTCTGGGTCAGGGCGGTGTAACGGGTCACAGACAGGCGTCTGACGGCACCTTCAGTCAGAGCAGCCGTCTGGAGCTGGACTCGAGTAAACTGGGGCTCGGCCGTGGTGGTGACATCACCTGTGTGGCCAAACATGACGGAGGAACACGACGAGCCACTGCTGCCCTCAATGTGATTGGTGAGTTATACTGTCATAGACTGACACATCATTTTCAGACAgtgtttataaatcattaaaccTGGATAGTTTCATGTATGTACACACAGCTTTATCCATGTCATCCATCATATTTTCTCACTGAAGACCCCATCTGAGAAACTCTTGGCTTACAAAATGTTTCACTTTGCATTTATTACAACGTTGTGGTGGCGTTCATGTGCGCTCAACTCTTAAATGCAATCTTTCTGACATGACTTTAACACACCAATACATGCATCAACATTCAGTTATTTCTCTGTTCGTCCTGATTTCTTGGTGAGGAAGTGAACTAACAGAGATACATTCCCATCAACTGTCATTTATGATGGTCAACATTGAGCAAACACACACGCAGCTTTTGTATAGTGGATAAAATGAATTTGATTGGCTGAGCAATGTTCCAGTAAGTTGATAACAGTTCACTCCACTTCTCTATATTCAAACAGACACTGTGCTTTAGTGATGGGGATTTTCAGTGGTTCTTTCTGGAGGTttctccagtaggtggcgacaagtgacagTGTTTATGAGAGAATCATTAACTCATTCAGGCAGTTGTTCAAGATTCATATTtcatttccaaaaaaatatatatgtccATCAGAATTTTCTGTAACTCCTGATTGTATGTTTTGTTCCCATCAGGTGTCAGCGCTCCTTCTATTGAGGACTCGATGGCGATGGTCGCTGTTGCTCTGCTGCTTTACGGCATGATAAAGTTTCTTTCCTGGACATTCAGCTCTTCTGGTAAGTCAGTTTTCTAGCATCACTGCAACACAAAAGTGCT from Chanodichthys erythropterus isolate Z2021 chromosome 15, ASM2448905v1, whole genome shotgun sequence harbors:
- the LOC137002116 gene encoding tapasin-like, whose translation is MSDQIKPGHGGGFSVPMSQEKSLMFIRTEDCSEETMSELHPPADISPSRIYYVTDPAGSFCSAALNPPKGSVNKPKCEINPFMPHASMVRWTSALTVSAQSPVYLQADWFSVAAQGLDEQLTLSNIMRVPSASKEPKVILSVSSKTPVVRSRLGKQVLLDCGSGSTRLLQFTALDSLSSGVISFGVKDGWSSLTMARTIGLQRQYLPHLLAQVAVDLEIVEPPSLSIYPSPLPLLVPGQVLLIQCEASGFAPHTLDLGWEFTGADGKSRSLGQGGVTGHRQASDGTFSQSSRLELDSSKLGLGRGGDITCVAKHDGGTRRATAALNVIGVSAPSIEDSMAMVAVALLLYGMIKFLSWTFSSSGKSVF